One Halostella limicola genomic window carries:
- a CDS encoding alkaline phosphatase family protein, which translates to MGLFDRLRGDDDPRVAFFGIDGVPYSMLSDHFDEFENLAAIAEEGSAGAIDSIVPPESSACWPSLTTGKNPGETGVYGFQDREVGSYDTYVPMGRDVQADRVWDRVQSEGRDATVMNVPVTFPPQRNVQRMVSGFLSPGIDKAAYPEELADYLQSIDYKIDTNAKLGHKEDKSEFIENAHATLDARFEAFKKYVEQDDWDLFFGVFMTTDRVNHFLYKDYERDGEYKEEFLDFYRKLDDYLGRLRDMLADDVTMMVASDHGFTSLDYEVHFNEWLRQEGWLEYEDDDHEGLDDIADDTKAYSLIPGRFYVNLEGREPRGSVPEEEYEDVRQELKEKLESLEGPNGNPVCDRVVEKERAFRGDHDDIAPDLTVVPNYGFDLKAGFKGHESVFDTGPRNGMHSFDNATLFVDDPEANISEVDLFDLTPTILDLMDIDYERGEFDGASLI; encoded by the coding sequence ATGGGCCTCTTCGACAGACTTCGTGGAGACGACGATCCGCGTGTCGCCTTCTTCGGCATCGACGGCGTGCCGTACAGCATGCTCTCGGACCACTTCGACGAGTTCGAGAACCTCGCCGCGATCGCCGAGGAGGGGAGCGCGGGGGCGATCGACAGCATCGTCCCGCCCGAGTCGAGCGCCTGCTGGCCGAGCCTGACCACCGGGAAGAACCCCGGCGAGACGGGCGTGTACGGCTTTCAGGACCGCGAAGTCGGTTCGTACGACACGTACGTTCCGATGGGCCGGGACGTGCAGGCCGACCGCGTCTGGGACCGCGTGCAGTCCGAGGGCCGCGACGCGACGGTCATGAACGTCCCCGTCACGTTCCCGCCCCAGCGCAACGTCCAGCGGATGGTCTCGGGCTTCCTCTCGCCGGGCATCGACAAGGCCGCCTACCCCGAGGAGCTCGCGGACTACCTCCAGAGCATCGACTACAAGATCGACACGAACGCGAAGCTCGGGCACAAGGAGGACAAGTCCGAGTTCATCGAGAACGCGCACGCGACGCTCGACGCGCGCTTCGAGGCGTTCAAGAAGTACGTCGAACAGGACGACTGGGACCTGTTTTTCGGCGTCTTCATGACGACCGACCGCGTCAACCACTTCCTCTACAAGGACTACGAGCGTGACGGCGAGTACAAGGAGGAGTTCCTCGACTTCTACCGGAAGCTCGACGACTACCTCGGCCGGCTCCGCGACATGCTCGCCGACGACGTGACGATGATGGTCGCCAGCGACCACGGCTTCACCAGCCTCGACTACGAGGTCCACTTCAACGAGTGGCTCCGCCAGGAGGGGTGGCTGGAGTACGAGGACGACGACCACGAGGGCCTCGACGACATCGCCGACGACACGAAGGCGTACTCGCTCATCCCCGGCCGCTTCTACGTCAACCTCGAGGGCCGCGAACCGCGCGGGAGCGTCCCCGAGGAGGAGTACGAGGACGTGCGACAGGAGCTGAAGGAGAAGCTCGAATCGCTCGAAGGGCCGAACGGCAACCCGGTCTGTGACCGCGTCGTCGAGAAGGAGCGCGCCTTCCGCGGCGACCACGACGACATCGCCCCCGACCTCACCGTCGTTCCCAACTACGGCTTCGACCTGAAGGCCGGCTTCAAGGGCCACGAGTCGGTGTTCGACACCGGCCCGCGCAACGGGATGCACAGCTTCGACAACGCCACGCTGTTCGTCGACGACCCCGAGGCGAACATCAGCGAGGTCGACCTCTTCGACCTCACGCCGACCATCCTCGACCTGATGGACATCGACTACGAGCGCGGCGAGTTCGACGGCGCGAGCCTGATCTAG